One genomic segment of Equus quagga isolate Etosha38 chromosome 20, UCLA_HA_Equagga_1.0, whole genome shotgun sequence includes these proteins:
- the C20H14orf180 gene encoding nutritionally-regulated adipose and cardiac enriched protein homolog isoform X1: MEDQAPVGQGEVWGPPVSCAGGTGLVDPPRVPAPSPLDPRPLRSPPRRLPVGSPCPRLPQALRAASGAPHSGRLNPKQRGGVRTLGGPEQTGRLGEVWTAQPGQDPVGAVCDTAPAQGPLGGQVEMRSSGWHLAGCGRVPPQRGAPAAQVHSQFSFPDIASREPTVTTKASSRPRPRGSSLLLRLSVCVLLLLVLGLYCSRVKPIALALEDLRARLLVLILRLRHVAVTCYRCLLRL; encoded by the exons ATGGAGGACCAGGCACCAGTCGGGCAGGGGGAGGTCTGGGGTCCCCCAGTGAGCTGTGCAGGTGGGACGGGACTGGTGGACCCTCCCCGAGTGCCAGCCCCCTCGCCTCTGGACCCACGACCCCTACGGTCCCCTCCCCGCAGGCTGCCTGTGGGGTCACCATGCCCCAGGCTCCCACAGGCTCTGAGAGCAGCGTCTGGGGCCCCGCATTCTGGCAGGCTGAACCCCAAGCAGCGAGGTGGGGTCAGAACACTGGGTGGCCCCGAGCAGACTGGCCGACTGGGGGAGGTGTGGACGGCCCAGCCCGGTCAGGACCCTGTGGGAGCTGTGTGTGACACGGCCCCAGCTCAGGGTCCTTTGGGTGGGCAGGTTGAGATGAGGAGCTCTGGGTGGCACCTGGCAGGCTGCGGCCGTGTGCCCCCCCAGCGGGGAGCCCCCGCTGCCCAAGTCCACTCTCAGTTCTCCTTCCCAGACATCGCCAGCAGGGAGCCCACCGTCACCACCAAGG cgtCCAGCCGGCCCCGGCCCCGAGGCAGCTCCCTGCTCCTGCGACTGTCCGTgtgtgtgctgctgctgctggtgctcGGCCTGTATTGCAGCCGGGTCAAGCCCATCGCGCTGGCCCTTGAGGACCTCCGCGCCCGGCTCCTCGTCCTCATCCTGCGCCTGCGGCACGTGGCCGTCACCTGCTACCGCTGCCTCCTGCGGCTCTGA